The Arthrobacter sp. PM3 genome contains the following window.
CGCGTCCACTGGGACCTCAGCAAATAAGAGACCGTTCCTGCCCTGAACAAGGCAAGTCACAGGGGCAATTTTTCGGTCCTTGACGCCTCCCGGCGAGCTTGGCATGGTGGAAATTGGATCGAGGAGGCGATCGCCATGCAAGAAAAAAGCTGGTCGGTGAACATCGTCATCGACGAACATGAGAATCAAACGCGGGCCGTGGCGCGACTGAGTGCCGGGAACCGGGCCGAGTTGGAAGGCAGCGGCCTGGCCAGGCTGAATCCGGTGGACTCCGACGTCCCGGAGATCGGGGACGAACTGGCGACTGCACGCGCCCTGGCGGACCTGGCGCACCAGCTGATCGAAGTCACCGCGGCCGACATTGAAAAGATCACCAAGGAGCCTGCGCATCTGCGGCCTTAGCCGGGCCGCACTGCTGAGTGTGTCCGCCTATGCTTGATAGGTGAGTGACATCGCGCATTCAAGCGTCACACTGGATGGCCGTTTCGCCCGGGAGTTCAAAGAGATGGCCATCCCTTGGCGCGCGCAGGAGGCGCCTGATCCGCACCTGCTGGTGCTGAACGAGGACCTCGCCGCCGAGCTGGGCCTGGATCCGGTCTTTCTCCGAAGCCCCGAAGGTCTGCTTCTGCTGACCGGCAACGCCGTCCCGGCCGAGGCCAGCCCGGTGGCGCAGGCCTACGCGGGCCACCAGTTTGGCTGGTACGCGCCCCGTCTCGGGGACGGGCGTGCCCTTCTGCTTGGCGAGATCGCGCACGCGGACGGGCAGCTCCGCGACATCCACCTCAAGGGCTCCGGACGTACACCGTTTGCGCGAAACGGCGACGGTCAGGCGGTGGTCGGTCCCATGTTGCGCGAGTACATCGTGAGCGAATCGATGCACGCCCTGAACATCCCCACCACGCGGTCCCTCGCCGTCGTCGCGACGGGGCGCCCGGTGCAGCGTGAGGCGCTGCTGCCCGGCGCCGTCCTCACCCGGGTTGCCGGCAGCCACTTGCGCGTGGGCAGCTTCCAGTACGCCCGCTCCGCCGATGACACCGGACTGCTTCGCCGCCTCGCCGACTACGCAATAGCCCGCCACCACCGGGCTGCCGCCGGGGCCGGGAACCGTTATCTCGCGCTGTTCCAGGCGGTCGTATCCGCCCAGGCGACCCTGCTCGCCCGGTGGATGCTCGTGGGATTCGTGCACGGCGTCATGAACACCGACAACATGACGATCTCGGGCGAAACCATCGACTACGGGCCGTGTGCCTTCATGGACGGCTTCGACCCCGCCGTCGTTTACAGCTCGATCGACGAGTCCGGACGCTACTCCTACCGCAACCAGCCGGTGGTGGCGGAGTGGAACCTTGCCCGGCTCGCCGAGTCCGTCCTGCCTCTACTGCACGATGACCAGGAGCAGGCGGTGGACCTCGCGGTGGAAGCCCTCAGCGGATTCCGCCCGCAGTACAGTGACGCCTGGTCGGCCGGCATGAACGCCAAGCTGGGGCTTCGACAAGGACTCGACGCCGAACTGACGTCGCCACTGGTGGACGAACTCATGACTCTGCTTCAGGAATCACGGGCGGACTACACGTCGTTCTTCCGGCACCTCGGCACAGCTGCCCGCGGCCAGGCTGAAGCAGCCCGCGGTCAGGTCCTGGACCCGGCACGGTTCGATGCCTGGGTACGCCGCTGGCGTGCCCTGGCGCCGGATGCTGACGCCATGGACCGGGTCAACCCCGTCTACATCCCGCGAAACCACCTGGTGGAGGAGGCCCTGGCCGCCGCCACCGGCGGAAACACGGGCCCGCTGGAGCGGTTGATGGACGCACTCGCCGCACCCTTCGACGAGCGGCCGGGTCTCGAGCGGTACGCCGCCCCCGCCCCGGAAAGCTTCGGCCCGTACCGGACCTTCTGCGGAACCTAAGTCGCTGCATCCGGTGGGGCACGGCGCAGCGGGTGGCCCTACTTCTCCACAACCAGCATCTCAGGTGTCCACGACTGAACCCGGCGGCGGGAGGGTTCGCCGGCAGCCGTGGGGAGCGTGATTTGCGCCCGCCCGTCGCCCAGGTCCTCCCAGCGGCCCGGAACGGCCAGCCCGCGGTCATCCGGGCCGCTGCCGTGCCAGGTGCAGGTGCCGTCCGCCTGCAGTTCAATCGCGTCCCGCCACCGAGCGGGCCCGAAGGCGTAGTGGCGCGGCCGGAACACCATCGTCGAGGCCGTGTCGTCCTCGTGGGAGTGCAGCCAGATGCCAATAATCTCCGGCGGGGGCCCGCT
Protein-coding sequences here:
- a CDS encoding DUF1876 domain-containing protein, translated to MQEKSWSVNIVIDEHENQTRAVARLSAGNRAELEGSGLARLNPVDSDVPEIGDELATARALADLAHQLIEVTAADIEKITKEPAHLRP
- a CDS encoding YdiU family protein; the protein is MSDIAHSSVTLDGRFAREFKEMAIPWRAQEAPDPHLLVLNEDLAAELGLDPVFLRSPEGLLLLTGNAVPAEASPVAQAYAGHQFGWYAPRLGDGRALLLGEIAHADGQLRDIHLKGSGRTPFARNGDGQAVVGPMLREYIVSESMHALNIPTTRSLAVVATGRPVQREALLPGAVLTRVAGSHLRVGSFQYARSADDTGLLRRLADYAIARHHRAAAGAGNRYLALFQAVVSAQATLLARWMLVGFVHGVMNTDNMTISGETIDYGPCAFMDGFDPAVVYSSIDESGRYSYRNQPVVAEWNLARLAESVLPLLHDDQEQAVDLAVEALSGFRPQYSDAWSAGMNAKLGLRQGLDAELTSPLVDELMTLLQESRADYTSFFRHLGTAARGQAEAARGQVLDPARFDAWVRRWRALAPDADAMDRVNPVYIPRNHLVEEALAAATGGNTGPLERLMDALAAPFDERPGLERYAAPAPESFGPYRTFCGT